The stretch of DNA ATTATGATACAACCTAGAGAAAAGTTGAAGTGTGGTGCTGCAAATATGCATTGCAAATTTTCCCTAAAATAAGTTTCATGTGTACAAACAgctaacatagcctacaatGTTGCAGCGTTGGCTTCTAACTTCAAGACATAGGATAGATTTCAGACATTACAATATCCTAAATGTTTATCTGACAGAATGATTTATGATCAAGAAGTTTTCTGGGCACTGCACTGAAGAGTCTCAAGGCGAACAATAGAATGAACAATACAATGAGCTCAGCGATGTACTGACTCAGAGCCTGTCAAGCTGGATCTGCAGCTGATGCTGACAGTTTGCCATTTGGCTCTGTTGAGTTTTAAATTTGGTTAACGGAAAATGTCTTTCATGATGGCATTACTGGGGAAATACCCCTGCAAAACCACATTGAATTGGGAGGGATTGAAACATTTGTTTTGGTTACGTGCAGTTTTTCTGGGTAAATATTCCCAGAAAAACTGCGCCAGAATGCTTTCTGGCCCGAGAGCTAATGTTCTCCACACACCAATTTTGGAGTCACCTTTCACCCTTTGGAACTTATGAAAGTCTGGAACTCGTATCTGCTGTAGTTCCACCACTACAGCAGGTGGCAGCACTAAATCCTTATGTACTTAATAATGCTACCACAGAAGAAGAACCTACTAGCAACGTCCATGCGAATGTCAACTGTATGTTGAGACTTTTTGTTGTAAACTTCGTTAATGCCAAAACGCAAAGATGTCGACAGCAATGAATTTCGGAAGTAAATCGTTCCGCCCTCGTGCTCCAGACAAAGGAGCTTTTCCTCTGGATCATTTTGGTGAGTTAACGTGGTTTGTGATCTAAGCTAATACCTCTGCTATTGGTTGTCCAAGCTAGACTTTGATGAAGTTCATGTGTACTTTTCAGTATTGCTTAAAAGGTCTTATAAGTCAGTGACATATGGGTGTTTTATTCACAGCGGTTGGCAATGATTGAGGAGTATAATTGAGCAATTAAAGACTTCGTGTGTTTCGAATTTCTCTAATCAGACATCTTCTACTTCCACTGTAGGAGAATGCAAAGCTTTCAAAGAGAAATTTATGCGATGCCTCAGAGACAACAGTCACGATAACTCCAAGTGTCGACTGCAGTCCAAAGACTACCTAGAATGCAGGATGGACAAGTATGTTGTGCGGCTGATCAAGTGATGTATTACAACCTGAGTTCAGAGCCTTGTTTTGACAGTTGCAAACAGAAATGGGCGAACAATGTTGGGCAAATGTAAGCTAAAACTACActtttactaaaaaaaaaataactgcaccTCAAGTTAACAACTTGAACAACTTCAAGTATCAAAACTTGTTCAGTTTTCTGAGTATCCATTACAAACTAGTTTTAGTAGCCTGCCTTCAAGGAGATTCTAGGTGGGCATGACCATGCAGGCTACCGTTTTGGAGGAATTATTTGCAGTTCATAAGcaggaaatgcaatattttggacatgaaaaaaCTGCATTGCACAACATACAGagctattagacattctctgctacaTAGTACTTCACTTAACCGCAGAAATGgtatattttggacatgaaaatatCATTGTGCTGCGTTGTACTTCAGATAAACTGCATAACTTGTCCAACTGCAGCTATGTTATGTAAGGGTAGTATTCCTATTGCAGGACACACAACACATGTTTGCTGTCCTTGCCACAATCACACCTTTGTGCTGTTCTGCACAAAGTATTTACATCTCATAATATACTGTGGTCAGAGAGGACATGGCAGAAATTGTAGTTCTTGTCATCAGCTTCCTGTTTGTGTTGTGTAGGCAACTCATGGCGAAGGAGCCTTTGGAGAAGCTTGGATTTAAAGACCTCATGGATCAACCCAGCACTGAGAAGCCAGAGACCAAACCACAAGGATAATAGGCCCTCTCTCTTTGAGAAG from Alosa sapidissima isolate fAloSap1 chromosome 24, fAloSap1.pri, whole genome shotgun sequence encodes:
- the LOC121699635 gene encoding cytochrome c oxidase assembly protein COX19, whose product is MSTAMNFGSKSFRPRAPDKGAFPLDHFGECKAFKEKFMRCLRDNSHDNSKCRLQSKDYLECRMDKQLMAKEPLEKLGFKDLMDQPSTEKPETKPQG